A window of Zingiber officinale cultivar Zhangliang chromosome 5A, Zo_v1.1, whole genome shotgun sequence contains these coding sequences:
- the LOC121979911 gene encoding mavicyanin-like translates to MAIAALPSVWVLIVASLLLRSTVSAIKFRVGGEKGWTEPNGDAAENYNHWASHNRFRVGDSLYFKYENDSLLEVTKEDYKKCYTANPLRKFASGITTVALDRSGLFFFISGEPGHCEAGQRLIVRVGSRPDPRGVTASPAPAPYTGPVVVSSAARAPAGAVAVALAVALCFFMLH, encoded by the exons ATGGCGATAGCGGCTCTCCCTAGTGTTTGGGTCCTCATTGTGGCATCCCTTTTGCTTCGCTCGACGGTGTCTGCCATAAAGTTCCGGGTGGGTGGGGAGAAGGGCTGGACCGAGCCGAACGGCGATGCTGCCGAAAACTACAACCACTGGGCCTCGCATAACCGCTTCCGAGTCGGAGATTCCCTCT ATTTCAAGTACGAGAACGACTCTTTGCTGGAGGTGACGAAGGAGGACTACAAGAAGTGCTACACTGCGAACCCTCTGCGAAAGTTCGCCAGCGGCATCACCACCGTGGCACTCGACCGCAGCGGCCTCTTCTTCTTCATCAGCGGTGAGCCCGGCCACTGCGAGGCAGGCCAGAGGCTCATCGTCCGCGTTGGCTCCCGACCGGATCCGAGGGGGGTCACGGCGTCGCCGGCTCCTGCGCCTTACACCGGCCCTGTCGTCGTCTCCTCTGCTGCGCGGGCGCCTGCCGGTGCCGTCGCCGTGGCTCTCGCGGTGGCTCTTTGTTTTTTTATGTTGCACTAG
- the LOC121981412 gene encoding uncharacterized protein LOC121981412 isoform X1 — protein sequence MELVPYSSSDPQPHANLPWSEMFRSASLRRPPDEQFPSRPPSPPSSRRVPQSASLQPQQPPPSPPATDSHAAARLALYIAMAHAGLAFSLLLLYGIYCLLHDFVRPLMWALLCSIPLRQLQSAVVAFWSPPIRLGFVSTLLAVPAALLRASTDTLSDLRAAVLRRKVRNSPRDGFSILVRWLISFWVFVISYERLGPVATAALFAVGLLVVPTATSAVKNSSFAAGRSNSSGNGRGGIFTTTVLKHLNTIVAVGLIVGVIIGVLAGGVFFSYKIGVEGKDAVISLKSHVQSSNYSERIGFNKWMEDNDIPGLMDQYSAKLYDTVWQQIDSLAIQYNLSDFSNGFRHFFISQSANLSNGASTSLVVSLPHPYSVKLQSLSAHVKNRDWGKIYIELDSFLRELLITREDLVVRAKEIAIQGVNISKQVLSSSTLMLGGGVNFMVSIALKVASGAAEVANFISQLMVFLSVLYYLITSESGGATEQVVEMLPLSKHARYRCVEVINHAISSVLLATAKIAIIQACLTWLLLRFCSVHFVYTSTLLAFISSLLPMLPIFVSSLPAAVQLFVEGKYIWSIGLTVIHLTLMDFGTSVIQEDIPGYNAYLTGLSIIGGMTLFPNALEGAIMGPLLMTIVIALKNLYTEFVLAENKESDGEYMATTKGDGTS from the exons ATGGAGCTCGTCCCTTACTCCTCCTCTGATCCACAACCTCACGCTAATCTGCCTTGGTCGGAGATGTTCCGCTCCGCCTCCCTCCGTCGCCCGCCCGACGAGCAATTCCCCTCTCGTCCGCCTTCCCCTCCCTCATCGCGCCGCGTCCCCCAATCTGCgtccttgcaaccccaacagcctCCGCCGTCGCCTCCGGCGACCGATTCCCATGCCGCCGCTCGACTCGCTCTCTACATCGCTATGGCCCACGCTGGCCTTGCTTTCTCCCTCCTCCTACTCTATGGAATCTATTGTCTCCTTCACGACTTCGTACGTCCCCTCATGTGGGCGCTTCTCTGCTCCATCCCCCTTCGTCAACTCCAGAGCGCCGTCGTTGCCTTCTGGTCGCCGCCCATCCGCCTTGGTTTCGTCTCCACCCTCCTTGCTGTCCCCGCCGCCCTGCTCCGCGCTTCCACAGACACCCTTTCTGATCTCCGCGCCGCCGTGCTCCGCCGCAAGGTGCGTAACTCCCCCCGGGACGGCTTCTCTATCCTCGTACGCTGGCTCATCTCCTTCTGGGTCTTCGTAATATCCTACGAGCGACTCGGCCCTGTGGCAACTGCCGCCCTCTTCGCCGTCGGCCTCCTCGTCGTTCCCACTGCTACCTCGGCCGTGAAAAATTCCAGTTTTGCGGCTGGCCGGTCCAACTCCTCTGGCAACGGAAGAGGTGGAATTTTCACAACTACCGTCCTGAAGCACCTCAACACCATCGTCGCCGTTGGTTTAATCGTCGGGGTGATCATCGGCGTCTTGGCCGGCGGCGTCTTCTTCTCCTACAAAATCGGAGTAGAAGGAAAGGATGCCGTGATATCACTTAAATCCCACGTACAAAGCAGCAACTACTCCGAGAGGATTGGATTCAACAAGTGGATGGAGGATAATGATATCCCAGGGCTGATGGATCAGTACTCTGCAAAGCTTTATGACACAGTTTGGCAGCAAATCGATAGCTTGGCAATTCAGTATAACCTGTCTGATTTCTCAAATGGTTTCAGACATTTCTTTATCAGCCAGTCGGCGAATCTTTCAAATGGCGCTTCAACATCTTTGGTGGTCTCGCTGCCTCACCCTTACAGTGTAAAGCTACAATCTTTGAGCGCTCACGTCAAGAATCGTGATTGGGGGAAGATCTACATTGAATTGGACTCATTTTTAAGGGAATTACTGATTACTAGAGAGGATCTGGTGGTGAGAGCAAAAGAAATTGCTATACAAGGTGTCAATATCTCAAAACAAGTTCTTTCCAGCAGCACATTGATGCTTGGTGGGGGTGTCAATTTTATGGTCTCCATTGCGCTGAAGGTGGCATCAGGTGCTGCAGAAGTAGCTAATTTTATTTCTCAGTTGATGGTTTTCCTATCAGTATTGTATTATCTGATTACTTCTGAGTCAGGCGGGGCCACAGAGCAGGTGGTGGAGATGTTACCATTGTCAAAACATGCAAGATATCGTTGTGTTGAGGTTATCAATCATGCAATTAGTAGTGTGTTATTAGCGACCGCAAAGATTGCCATCATCCAAGCTTGTTTGACATGGCTGTTGTTAAGATTCTGCTCAGTTCACTTTGTGTATACATCAACTCTGCTTGCATTTATTAGCTCATTGCTGCCAATGCTGCCCATTTTTGTTTCATCACTCCCTGCTGCAGTGCAGCTGTTTGTGGAAGGAAAATACATATGGTCTATAGGATTAACTGTGATTCACCTTACGCTTATGGATTTCGGTACTTCTGTAATTCAAGAGGATATACCTGGTTATAATGCGTATCTCACTGGTCTCAGCATTATTGGTGGTATGACATTGTTCCCTAATGCTTTGGAG GGTGCCATTATGGGTCCACTGCTGATGACAATTGTCATTGCTTTGAAGAACTTGTATACAGAATTTGTTCTAGCTGAAAATAAGGAAAGCGATGGAGAATATATGGCCACTACCAAAGGGGATGGAACTAGTTAA
- the LOC121981412 gene encoding uncharacterized protein LOC121981412 isoform X2, with the protein MELVPYSSSDPQPHANLPWSEMFRSASLRRPPDEQFPSRPPSPPSSRRVPQSASLQPQQPPPSPPATDSHAAARLALYIAMAHAGLAFSLLLLYGIYCLLHDFVRPLMWALLCSIPLRQLQSAVVAFWSPPIRLGFVSTLLAVPAALLRASTDTLSDLRAAVLRRKVRNSPRDGFSILVRWLISFWVFVISYERLGPVATAALFAVGLLVVPTATSAVKNSSFAAGRSNSSGNGRGGIFTTTVLKHLNTIVAVGLIVGVIIGVLAGGVFFSYKIGVEGKDAVISLKSHVQSSNYSERIGFNKWMEDNDIPGLMDQYSAKLYDTVWQQIDSLAIQYNLSDFSNGFRHFFISQSANLSNGASTSLVVSLPHPYSVKLQSLSAHVKNRDWGKIYIELDSFLRELLITREDLVVRAKEIAIQGVNISKQVLSSSTLMLGGGVNFMVSIALKVASGAAEVANFISQLMVFLSVLYYLITSESGGATEQVVEMLPLSKHARYRCVEVINHAISSVLLATAKIAIIQACLTWLLLRFCSVHFVYTSTLLAFISSLLPMLPIFVSSLPAAVQLFVEGKYIWSIGLTVIHLTLMDFGTSVIQEDIPGYNAYLTGLSIIGGMTLFPNALENLYTEFVLAENKESDGEYMATTKGDGTS; encoded by the exons ATGGAGCTCGTCCCTTACTCCTCCTCTGATCCACAACCTCACGCTAATCTGCCTTGGTCGGAGATGTTCCGCTCCGCCTCCCTCCGTCGCCCGCCCGACGAGCAATTCCCCTCTCGTCCGCCTTCCCCTCCCTCATCGCGCCGCGTCCCCCAATCTGCgtccttgcaaccccaacagcctCCGCCGTCGCCTCCGGCGACCGATTCCCATGCCGCCGCTCGACTCGCTCTCTACATCGCTATGGCCCACGCTGGCCTTGCTTTCTCCCTCCTCCTACTCTATGGAATCTATTGTCTCCTTCACGACTTCGTACGTCCCCTCATGTGGGCGCTTCTCTGCTCCATCCCCCTTCGTCAACTCCAGAGCGCCGTCGTTGCCTTCTGGTCGCCGCCCATCCGCCTTGGTTTCGTCTCCACCCTCCTTGCTGTCCCCGCCGCCCTGCTCCGCGCTTCCACAGACACCCTTTCTGATCTCCGCGCCGCCGTGCTCCGCCGCAAGGTGCGTAACTCCCCCCGGGACGGCTTCTCTATCCTCGTACGCTGGCTCATCTCCTTCTGGGTCTTCGTAATATCCTACGAGCGACTCGGCCCTGTGGCAACTGCCGCCCTCTTCGCCGTCGGCCTCCTCGTCGTTCCCACTGCTACCTCGGCCGTGAAAAATTCCAGTTTTGCGGCTGGCCGGTCCAACTCCTCTGGCAACGGAAGAGGTGGAATTTTCACAACTACCGTCCTGAAGCACCTCAACACCATCGTCGCCGTTGGTTTAATCGTCGGGGTGATCATCGGCGTCTTGGCCGGCGGCGTCTTCTTCTCCTACAAAATCGGAGTAGAAGGAAAGGATGCCGTGATATCACTTAAATCCCACGTACAAAGCAGCAACTACTCCGAGAGGATTGGATTCAACAAGTGGATGGAGGATAATGATATCCCAGGGCTGATGGATCAGTACTCTGCAAAGCTTTATGACACAGTTTGGCAGCAAATCGATAGCTTGGCAATTCAGTATAACCTGTCTGATTTCTCAAATGGTTTCAGACATTTCTTTATCAGCCAGTCGGCGAATCTTTCAAATGGCGCTTCAACATCTTTGGTGGTCTCGCTGCCTCACCCTTACAGTGTAAAGCTACAATCTTTGAGCGCTCACGTCAAGAATCGTGATTGGGGGAAGATCTACATTGAATTGGACTCATTTTTAAGGGAATTACTGATTACTAGAGAGGATCTGGTGGTGAGAGCAAAAGAAATTGCTATACAAGGTGTCAATATCTCAAAACAAGTTCTTTCCAGCAGCACATTGATGCTTGGTGGGGGTGTCAATTTTATGGTCTCCATTGCGCTGAAGGTGGCATCAGGTGCTGCAGAAGTAGCTAATTTTATTTCTCAGTTGATGGTTTTCCTATCAGTATTGTATTATCTGATTACTTCTGAGTCAGGCGGGGCCACAGAGCAGGTGGTGGAGATGTTACCATTGTCAAAACATGCAAGATATCGTTGTGTTGAGGTTATCAATCATGCAATTAGTAGTGTGTTATTAGCGACCGCAAAGATTGCCATCATCCAAGCTTGTTTGACATGGCTGTTGTTAAGATTCTGCTCAGTTCACTTTGTGTATACATCAACTCTGCTTGCATTTATTAGCTCATTGCTGCCAATGCTGCCCATTTTTGTTTCATCACTCCCTGCTGCAGTGCAGCTGTTTGTGGAAGGAAAATACATATGGTCTATAGGATTAACTGTGATTCACCTTACGCTTATGGATTTCGGTACTTCTGTAATTCAAGAGGATATACCTGGTTATAATGCGTATCTCACTGGTCTCAGCATTATTGGTGGTATGACATTGTTCCCTAATGCTTTGGAG AACTTGTATACAGAATTTGTTCTAGCTGAAAATAAGGAAAGCGATGGAGAATATATGGCCACTACCAAAGGGGATGGAACTAGTTAA